In one window of Arthrobacter pascens DNA:
- a CDS encoding VOC family protein — protein MSLRGFSTINFWADDVAAAAAWYQEFLGSEAYFQRPGPDGNLAYAEFRIGDYQNELGIIDSRFRPPAAAREAGGAVMHWHVDDLHSTVQRLLAMGATEYQPITAHGESGFVTASVVDPFGNVLGVMSNPHYLDVLASLRQV, from the coding sequence GTGAGCTTGCGGGGATTCAGCACGATCAACTTCTGGGCCGATGACGTGGCAGCCGCCGCCGCGTGGTACCAGGAATTCCTTGGTAGCGAGGCCTACTTCCAGCGGCCAGGGCCGGACGGGAACCTGGCGTACGCGGAGTTCCGCATCGGTGATTACCAGAACGAGCTGGGCATCATCGACAGCCGGTTCCGCCCGCCGGCAGCGGCACGTGAGGCAGGCGGTGCGGTGATGCACTGGCATGTTGATGACCTTCATTCAACCGTGCAGCGGCTGTTGGCGATGGGCGCCACGGAGTACCAGCCCATCACCGCCCACGGGGAGTCCGGATTCGTTACCGCCTCGGTGGTGGATCCGTTCGGCAACGTGCTGGGCGTGATGAGCAATCCCCACTACCTGGACGTCCTGGCCTCCCTGCGGCAGGTCTGA
- a CDS encoding YdeI/OmpD-associated family protein, which translates to MEVLGFRDAAEWESWLVAHQGLETEAWLLIGKRHSGAPLLSIEDALDVALCHGWIDGQRKSHNDVSFLQRYSRRRTTSSWSRINVLKAEALIEAGRMGPAGFAEIEAAKADGRWEAAYESQRTAEVPPDLAAALDGNVAAKAAFEGLGRSERYAVILALLKARTSESRALVLAREIAILADPAFP; encoded by the coding sequence GTGGAAGTGCTCGGGTTCCGTGACGCTGCGGAGTGGGAGTCGTGGCTGGTGGCCCACCAGGGCCTGGAGACAGAGGCCTGGCTGCTGATCGGGAAGCGGCATTCCGGGGCGCCGCTCCTCAGCATCGAGGATGCGCTGGACGTGGCCCTGTGCCACGGCTGGATCGACGGTCAGCGCAAGTCGCACAACGACGTCTCATTTCTCCAGCGGTACTCCCGGCGCCGGACGACGAGTTCATGGTCACGGATCAACGTGCTCAAGGCGGAGGCCCTGATCGAGGCCGGACGCATGGGGCCGGCAGGGTTCGCGGAGATCGAGGCTGCCAAGGCAGACGGGCGCTGGGAAGCGGCCTATGAGTCCCAGCGAACCGCTGAGGTGCCGCCTGATCTGGCGGCGGCCCTGGACGGCAACGTCGCAGCCAAAGCTGCCTTTGAAGGCCTCGGCCGGTCCGAACGCTACGCCGTGATCCTCGCGCTCCTCAAGGCCCGCACCTCCGAGTCACGGGCTCTTGTCCTGGCACGGGAAATCGCGATACTGGCGGACCCTGCCTTTCCTTAG
- a CDS encoding sensor histidine kinase, producing the protein MGQTAAADQSTAGAVITDNLTADFHALGLAGCIDKLTVPLRSQGVCVRWETPHHGVEIPATCAALLYHAAQETLTNALRHSHATELTVRLAAVYHGVRLTVTDNGVGFNCNSQTTGRKHGYGVSLMTMAVHEAAGTISIDSAPQKGTQVAITIPLD; encoded by the coding sequence ATGGGCCAAACAGCAGCTGCGGATCAAAGTACCGCGGGGGCAGTCATCACCGACAACCTCACCGCCGACTTCCACGCCCTGGGGCTCGCCGGCTGCATCGACAAACTGACGGTTCCGCTGCGCAGCCAGGGTGTCTGCGTGCGCTGGGAAACCCCTCACCACGGCGTGGAAATCCCGGCTACCTGCGCCGCGCTTCTGTACCACGCTGCACAGGAGACACTTACTAACGCGCTCAGGCACTCCCACGCGACTGAACTCACTGTCCGCTTGGCAGCCGTTTACCACGGCGTCCGCCTGACCGTCACCGACAACGGCGTGGGCTTCAACTGCAACAGCCAGACCACCGGCCGGAAGCACGGATACGGCGTAAGCCTGATGACCATGGCGGTGCACGAGGCTGCGGGGACCATCTCCATTGACTCTGCGCCGCAAAAGGGTACCCAGGTAGCCATCACCATTCCCCTGGACTGA
- a CDS encoding ammonium transporter, giving the protein MDSGNVAWILASSALVCMMIPALALFYGGMVGSRRILNMMMMCFGGASLVAVLWALFGYSMAFGNSVGGLGLIGDLTEYPGMGQMLAKDDSASIPLILFAAFQLFFACVTTALVAGAAAGRMKFGAWMLFAGIWSTVVYFPIAHWVFAFTSADGSVVGGWIASGIKAIDFAGGTAVHMNAGAAALALALVLGKSSGWPKMEHTKPHSRPLVLVGAGLLWVGWFGFNAGSALTAGQSAAVVFLNTAVAASAGLLAWALVERVRHGAATSMGAASGLIAALVAITPACGAVSPLGALAIGAIAGAVCSLAIEWKFRLGFDDSLDVVGVHLVGGIIGTLLIGLFATDAAPNGVNGLFYGGGFTQLGIQALATVSVLVYSFGVTWILAKILDRTIGLRIKPEDEMRGIDLAAHSELAYLTDEDPVELGSPQRA; this is encoded by the coding sequence ATGGATTCGGGAAATGTCGCTTGGATTCTGGCCAGCTCCGCGCTGGTCTGTATGATGATTCCCGCTTTGGCCCTGTTCTACGGGGGCATGGTGGGGTCCCGCCGCATTTTGAACATGATGATGATGTGCTTCGGCGGCGCCAGCCTGGTTGCCGTCCTCTGGGCACTGTTCGGCTATTCGATGGCATTTGGAAATTCGGTCGGCGGGCTGGGGTTGATCGGTGATCTTACCGAGTACCCCGGCATGGGTCAGATGCTGGCCAAAGACGACTCCGCTTCCATTCCGCTCATCCTGTTCGCCGCGTTCCAGCTGTTCTTCGCATGCGTCACCACGGCCCTGGTTGCCGGAGCGGCTGCCGGGCGGATGAAATTCGGCGCTTGGATGCTGTTCGCCGGGATCTGGTCCACTGTGGTGTATTTCCCGATTGCACACTGGGTGTTCGCCTTCACCTCTGCTGACGGCAGCGTCGTCGGCGGGTGGATCGCCAGCGGTATCAAAGCCATCGACTTCGCAGGCGGAACTGCAGTGCATATGAACGCGGGCGCCGCGGCCCTGGCCCTGGCACTGGTTCTGGGCAAGAGCTCGGGTTGGCCGAAGATGGAACACACCAAGCCGCACAGCAGGCCGCTTGTACTTGTGGGCGCGGGACTGCTCTGGGTTGGCTGGTTCGGCTTCAACGCCGGTTCCGCCCTCACCGCAGGCCAGTCCGCAGCCGTTGTCTTCCTGAACACAGCTGTGGCAGCCTCCGCAGGCCTGCTCGCTTGGGCCCTGGTGGAGCGGGTGCGTCATGGTGCCGCCACCAGCATGGGCGCAGCTTCCGGTCTGATCGCGGCCCTGGTCGCCATCACCCCCGCTTGTGGCGCTGTGAGCCCGCTGGGCGCATTGGCCATCGGCGCCATCGCCGGTGCAGTCTGCTCACTTGCCATCGAATGGAAGTTCCGCCTCGGCTTCGACGACTCGCTCGATGTAGTGGGCGTGCACCTGGTGGGTGGCATCATCGGGACCCTGCTGATCGGTCTGTTCGCAACGGATGCTGCGCCGAACGGAGTAAACGGGCTCTTCTATGGCGGTGGCTTTACTCAGTTGGGTATCCAGGCACTGGCCACTGTCAGCGTCCTGGTCTACTCCTTCGGCGTCACATGGATCCTCGCCAAGATCCTGGACCGGACGATCGGGCTGCGTATCAAGCCTGAGGACGAAATGCGCGGCATCGACCTCGCCGCGCACTCCGAGCTCGCCTACCTTACAGACGAAGACCCCGTGGAGCTGGGTTCCCCGCAGCGGGCTTAA
- a CDS encoding HNH endonuclease signature motif containing protein — MPSPKAQVLITVPVFALMGLTDEPATLDGYGPIPASMARTLVADGADSFHRVLTDPRDGAPLEIGRTSYRIPTAMRQWLRLRDGKCPFPGCNNHSLDNEADHLLAWHKGGTTGITNLSQPCRKHHRLKHTTAWKPTQATKNKPPGWTSPTGRHYQSEQQNWEPPHWPNNAMHEIHDVEARQSRNPFPKWAIFHE, encoded by the coding sequence GTGCCATCACCCAAAGCCCAGGTCCTCATCACCGTCCCGGTGTTCGCCCTCATGGGCCTCACCGATGAACCCGCCACCCTGGACGGCTACGGCCCCATCCCTGCCTCAATGGCCCGCACGCTCGTCGCCGACGGCGCCGACTCCTTCCACCGCGTCCTGACCGACCCCCGCGACGGCGCACCCCTGGAAATCGGCCGCACCAGCTACCGCATCCCCACAGCCATGCGGCAATGGCTAAGGCTTAGGGACGGCAAATGCCCCTTCCCCGGCTGCAACAACCACTCCCTGGACAACGAAGCAGACCACCTCCTCGCCTGGCACAAAGGCGGAACCACCGGCATCACCAACCTCAGCCAACCCTGCCGAAAACACCACAGGCTCAAACACACCACCGCGTGGAAACCAACCCAGGCCACCAAAAACAAACCACCAGGCTGGACCTCACCCACCGGACGCCACTACCAAAGCGAACAACAAAACTGGGAACCACCCCACTGGCCCAACAACGCCATGCACGAAATCCATGACGTCGAGGCACGGCAATCCCGAAACCCCTTCCCAAAGTGGGCGATATTCCACGAGTGA
- a CDS encoding DUF222 domain-containing protein: MESTAVLGAFEASVAALVSQVRRGTGNTVSAGPDPLREQADACLDGLARVARTEAQLAGLKVLLAAGFEQATQAMAPPAASPQEHTAQEMAVVAEVACVLTVSERAASALLAESQALTSSLPRTLAALQDGSISWQHAQVMVDETTGLDAAGAAALESHFLAPDLLNVDPEKPGSVWSCPAGELVPSRFRAKARTWRERHHAETIEIRHTRSILDRRVEYAPDRDGMAWLSAYLPADTAAGIWDRTTTAARDLQGPDERRTLTQLRADTMATWLLEGTTTDARQHGHNYRHRHHDSHHRSYGRRHYYLRRGAITQSPGPHHRPGVRPHGPHR, translated from the coding sequence ATGGAAAGCACAGCAGTGTTGGGGGCGTTTGAGGCTTCTGTCGCTGCGCTGGTTTCCCAGGTGCGCCGCGGTACTGGCAACACTGTGTCCGCTGGCCCGGATCCGCTCCGGGAGCAGGCGGACGCGTGTCTGGACGGGCTGGCCCGGGTTGCCCGGACGGAAGCCCAGCTGGCGGGGCTAAAGGTCTTGTTGGCCGCGGGATTTGAGCAAGCAACCCAGGCCATGGCGCCGCCGGCTGCATCGCCTCAGGAGCACACGGCCCAGGAGATGGCCGTGGTCGCTGAGGTCGCGTGCGTCCTGACCGTGAGCGAACGCGCCGCCAGTGCTTTGCTTGCCGAGTCCCAGGCTCTGACCAGTTCCTTGCCGCGGACGCTGGCCGCTTTGCAGGACGGGTCAATTTCGTGGCAGCACGCCCAGGTGATGGTCGATGAAACCACTGGCCTTGACGCGGCAGGGGCCGCTGCTTTGGAGTCACATTTCCTGGCCCCCGACCTGCTGAACGTGGACCCTGAGAAACCAGGGTCTGTGTGGAGCTGTCCGGCCGGGGAGCTGGTTCCGTCCCGGTTCCGGGCCAAAGCGCGGACCTGGCGCGAGCGCCACCACGCCGAAACCATCGAGATCCGCCATACCCGCAGCATTCTGGACCGGCGGGTCGAGTACGCCCCGGACCGGGACGGCATGGCCTGGCTCTCCGCCTACCTGCCCGCCGACACCGCGGCCGGGATCTGGGACCGGACCACCACCGCCGCCCGCGACCTGCAAGGCCCGGACGAGCGCAGGACCCTCACCCAACTCCGCGCCGACACCATGGCCACCTGGCTCCTCGAAGGCACCACCACCGACGCCCGGCAACACGGCCACAATTACCGGCACCGGCACCACGACAGCCACCACCGGAGCTATGGACGCCGGCACTACTATCTCCGGCGGGGTGCCATCACCCAAAGCCCAGGTCCTCATCACCGTCCCGGTGTTCGCCCTCATGGGCCTCACCGATGA
- a CDS encoding DEAD/DEAH box helicase: MPSQPDESAALAIQTPAINDRSLAAGLAYAMGSRVSGISFDAATGLMLGKVRGGAEIPYSTTAKLVRKAGGWSCTVGVCSCPVRKDCKHVAALLFAAEDNPATRVQLLAPSEVSRLSRQPAGPELADWEQALSPLISQPGITQSSNGIPLALQFEIEEPAPHFSYTGRRDPLRSVRQLKARPVIMGSKGKWIRGDVSWNTLSYLNFRRECNEQHVEWMQEFLAAHTAAANRLHNSSALWLGLNTFAGKNMWSLLADAKKIGLALVHSRGTEPVRLADSPAAVGLNLSRFGSPVGEDAEPAGGKTHDDGGLELAPTITVESVEVDPGAVGTIGRPAHGIFLTSDGDALPGVAESVITLAPLESGLSEELLTFVTAGSTLHIPAKDETRFLTGFYPKLKQAARVTASDESVELPALALPTLSLLANYGADHRVRLHWEWHYTSGNLVTAQPLWRHPGDHGYRDDAAEARILEGIGQPWNTVPALGESATGGWGTPRLAASAELSGLDTLAFTEEVLPRLRNAPDVVVDTAGDIADYREAEEAPVVSISTKATEQRDWFDLGIQITLEGQPVSFAAVFSALAAGQTKMLLPSGAYFSLDLPELHQLRALIEEARSLQDNKDAPLQISRFQAGLWDELAHLGIVDEQASAWREAVGGLLDGGVDGLPLPDSLNAELRPYQLEGFNWLTFLYRHSLGGVLADDMGLGKTVQALALMCAAKEQAAAASEGEPGAAPGKASDAGQTASDGGTPFLVVAPTSVVGNWAAEAARFAPGLRVKAIGETFAKNGQDPAHTMEGADIVITSYALFRIDYDSYASKTWAGLVLDEAQFVKNHQSKAYQCARKLPAAFKLAITGTPLENNLMEFWALTSIVAPGLFASPKRFAEYYQKPVEKNGDKGQLEKLRRRVRPLMMRRTKDQVIKDLPPKQEQILEVVLNPRHQKVYQTHLQRERQKILGLIEDVNKNRFTIFQSLTLLRQLSLDASLVDPSLAGVRSSKLDVLFEQLEDLVAEGHRALIFSQFTGFLGKVRERLVEEKIEFCYLDGGTRNRTDVVNEFKNGSAPVFLISLKAGGFGLNLTEADYVFLLDPWWNPASEAQAVDRTHRIGQARNVMVYRLVAKDTIEEKVMALKARKSQLFADVMEGDALSGGSITAEDLAGLFKE, translated from the coding sequence ATGCCATCCCAACCGGACGAGAGTGCGGCACTGGCAATACAGACCCCCGCCATCAACGACCGCTCCCTCGCGGCCGGGCTGGCCTATGCCATGGGAAGCCGCGTTTCCGGGATCTCTTTCGACGCCGCCACCGGCCTGATGCTGGGCAAAGTCCGTGGCGGCGCGGAAATCCCGTACTCCACCACAGCCAAGCTCGTCCGGAAAGCCGGCGGCTGGAGCTGCACCGTGGGCGTGTGCAGCTGCCCTGTGCGCAAGGACTGCAAGCACGTGGCAGCGCTGCTGTTCGCGGCCGAGGACAACCCGGCCACCCGCGTCCAGCTGCTCGCCCCTTCCGAGGTTTCCCGGCTGTCACGCCAGCCTGCCGGTCCGGAGCTCGCCGACTGGGAGCAGGCCCTGAGCCCGCTCATTTCCCAGCCCGGCATCACCCAGTCCAGCAACGGCATCCCGCTGGCACTTCAGTTCGAGATCGAGGAACCGGCCCCGCACTTCTCCTACACAGGCCGGCGCGATCCGCTCCGCAGCGTCCGCCAGCTTAAGGCCCGGCCCGTGATCATGGGATCCAAAGGCAAATGGATCCGCGGCGACGTCTCCTGGAACACGCTCAGCTACCTGAACTTCCGGCGCGAATGCAATGAACAGCACGTGGAGTGGATGCAGGAATTCCTGGCCGCCCATACCGCCGCCGCCAACCGCCTACACAACTCCTCCGCGCTGTGGCTCGGGCTGAACACGTTCGCCGGAAAGAACATGTGGAGCCTCCTGGCAGACGCGAAAAAGATAGGCCTCGCGCTCGTTCACAGCCGCGGCACCGAACCAGTGCGGCTCGCGGACTCTCCGGCCGCCGTCGGACTTAATTTGAGCCGGTTCGGCTCCCCCGTCGGTGAAGATGCCGAGCCCGCAGGAGGAAAAACGCACGACGACGGCGGGCTGGAGCTGGCGCCAACCATCACTGTTGAGAGCGTCGAGGTTGATCCTGGGGCGGTAGGTACCATCGGCCGGCCGGCGCACGGCATCTTCCTGACCTCCGACGGGGATGCCTTGCCGGGTGTCGCGGAGAGTGTGATCACGCTGGCTCCGCTCGAAAGCGGGCTGAGTGAGGAACTCCTCACGTTCGTTACCGCCGGCAGCACTTTGCATATCCCGGCCAAGGACGAGACACGGTTCCTCACCGGCTTCTACCCCAAACTCAAGCAGGCCGCCCGTGTCACCGCCTCGGACGAGTCAGTGGAGTTGCCTGCCCTGGCCCTTCCCACCCTGTCCCTCCTGGCCAACTACGGCGCCGACCATCGCGTCCGGCTGCACTGGGAATGGCACTACACGTCCGGAAACCTGGTCACGGCCCAGCCCCTGTGGCGTCATCCTGGCGACCACGGCTACCGGGACGACGCCGCCGAGGCGCGCATCCTGGAGGGCATCGGCCAGCCCTGGAACACGGTCCCGGCCCTGGGCGAATCTGCCACCGGCGGCTGGGGCACCCCCCGGCTGGCCGCATCCGCCGAACTCAGCGGCCTGGACACCCTGGCCTTTACCGAGGAAGTGCTGCCCCGGCTCCGGAATGCACCGGACGTTGTGGTTGATACCGCCGGGGACATTGCCGACTACCGGGAGGCCGAGGAAGCTCCCGTGGTTTCCATCTCCACCAAGGCCACGGAGCAGCGCGACTGGTTCGACCTCGGCATCCAGATCACCCTGGAAGGCCAGCCGGTTTCCTTCGCCGCCGTTTTCTCCGCCCTTGCCGCCGGGCAGACCAAGATGCTGCTGCCCAGCGGCGCCTACTTCTCACTGGACCTTCCCGAACTGCATCAGCTCCGCGCCCTCATCGAGGAGGCCCGTTCGCTGCAGGACAACAAGGACGCCCCGCTGCAGATCAGCCGCTTCCAGGCAGGGCTCTGGGACGAACTCGCGCACCTGGGCATCGTGGACGAGCAGGCCAGTGCCTGGCGCGAGGCCGTGGGCGGGCTGCTCGACGGCGGCGTGGACGGGCTGCCGCTGCCCGATTCGCTCAACGCCGAGCTGCGTCCCTACCAGCTGGAGGGCTTCAACTGGCTGACCTTCCTGTACCGGCACAGCCTGGGCGGAGTCCTCGCTGACGACATGGGCCTGGGCAAGACTGTGCAGGCCCTCGCCCTGATGTGCGCCGCCAAGGAGCAGGCGGCCGCTGCTTCCGAAGGGGAGCCGGGCGCAGCGCCGGGTAAAGCGTCGGACGCGGGCCAGACAGCGTCCGACGGCGGCACTCCCTTCCTGGTGGTCGCCCCCACCAGCGTCGTGGGCAACTGGGCGGCGGAGGCCGCGCGCTTCGCCCCCGGCCTGAGAGTGAAGGCCATCGGCGAGACGTTTGCGAAGAACGGCCAGGACCCGGCGCACACAATGGAGGGCGCGGACATCGTGATCACGTCCTACGCCCTGTTCCGGATCGACTACGATTCCTACGCTTCCAAGACCTGGGCCGGGCTGGTACTGGACGAAGCCCAGTTCGTGAAGAACCACCAGTCCAAGGCATACCAGTGTGCCCGCAAGCTGCCCGCGGCGTTCAAGCTGGCGATCACGGGCACCCCGCTGGAGAACAACCTCATGGAGTTCTGGGCTCTGACGTCGATCGTCGCGCCAGGCCTGTTTGCGAGCCCCAAGCGGTTTGCCGAGTACTACCAAAAGCCCGTGGAGAAGAACGGGGACAAAGGGCAGTTGGAAAAGCTTCGCCGTCGGGTCCGTCCGCTGATGATGCGGCGTACCAAGGACCAGGTCATCAAGGACTTGCCGCCCAAGCAGGAGCAGATCCTGGAAGTGGTGCTGAACCCGCGGCATCAGAAGGTTTACCAGACGCACCTGCAGCGTGAGCGGCAGAAGATCCTGGGTCTGATCGAGGACGTCAATAAGAACCGCTTCACGATCTTCCAGTCGCTGACGCTGTTGCGGCAGCTCAGCCTGGATGCCTCGCTGGTGGATCCGTCTCTGGCCGGTGTCCGGTCCAGCAAGCTCGACGTGCTCTTCGAACAACTGGAGGATCTGGTGGCGGAAGGCCACCGGGCGCTGATCTTCAGCCAGTTCACGGGATTCCTCGGCAAGGTGCGCGAGCGGCTTGTGGAGGAGAAGATCGAGTTCTGCTATCTCGACGGCGGCACCCGGAACCGCACCGACGTCGTCAACGAGTTCAAGAACGGCAGCGCGCCGGTGTTCCTGATTTCACTGAAGGCCGGTGGATTCGGGCTGAACCTGACCGAGGCCGACTACGTATTCCTGCTCGACCCGTGGTGGAACCCCGCATCCGAAGCGCAGGCCGTTGACCGCACCCACAGGATCGGCCAGGCCCGGAACGTGATGGTTTACCGGCTGGTTGCCAAAGACACGATCGAGGAAAAGGTCATGGCCCTAAAGGCACGAAAATCACAGCTGTTTGCGGACGTGATGGAGGGCGACGCACTGTCCGGCGGTTCGATCACGGCCGAGGACCTCGCAGGGCTCTTCAAGGAGTGA
- a CDS encoding DMP19 family protein has product MTTIQQPVVLTTASIEASDEEVVDANVSVVDAMHRELLESPEISPVALRSYYVDFYLTQSLEGGFAQYVFTSVDRVESDTLIREGMAAMGATAHLGLFNRTAEAFDALSEEDAERYLDGGLDEDGEAPDGVRRMEELDGDFEELLESENITALNAAWLRGQEGLLVLDEAELAAHIARLVALIPDLAERQAKADAAALEDAPDFEIIIRELCGISGYALVRITMGDPNYLHDGVKTVAWHFSTDHGDFLMIEEDDEAFMIDPQTREIVAVVEFEDADGEMVDA; this is encoded by the coding sequence ATGACCACGATCCAGCAGCCAGTCGTTCTGACCACCGCCAGTATTGAAGCAAGCGACGAGGAGGTCGTCGACGCAAACGTGAGTGTGGTTGATGCCATGCACAGGGAACTCCTCGAGTCCCCGGAGATTTCTCCGGTGGCGCTCCGCAGCTACTACGTGGACTTCTACCTGACGCAGTCCCTGGAGGGCGGCTTCGCACAGTACGTTTTTACCTCCGTTGACCGGGTCGAAAGCGACACACTCATCCGGGAAGGCATGGCCGCCATGGGTGCCACCGCCCACCTGGGACTGTTCAACCGGACCGCCGAGGCGTTCGATGCGCTGTCCGAGGAGGACGCCGAGCGCTACCTCGACGGCGGGCTCGACGAGGACGGGGAGGCCCCCGACGGCGTACGCCGGATGGAAGAGCTCGACGGCGACTTCGAGGAGCTGCTGGAATCCGAGAACATTACTGCGCTCAACGCGGCCTGGCTCCGCGGGCAGGAAGGGCTGCTGGTGCTGGATGAAGCGGAGCTGGCTGCTCACATTGCGCGGCTCGTTGCACTCATTCCTGACCTTGCGGAGCGGCAGGCCAAGGCTGATGCTGCGGCGCTGGAGGACGCACCGGACTTCGAAATCATCATCCGGGAACTGTGCGGTATTTCCGGTTACGCCCTGGTGAGAATCACCATGGGCGACCCCAACTATCTGCACGACGGCGTGAAGACGGTGGCTTGGCATTTCAGTACTGATCATGGCGACTTCCTGATGATCGAAGAGGATGACGAAGCGTTCATGATCGACCCGCAGACCCGGGAAATCGTGGCTGTCGTGGAGTTCGAGGACGCCGACGGCGAGATGGTCGACGCCTAA
- a CDS encoding protein tyrosine phosphatase, which yields MSLFTVLATSKVAAGILAAGTLAVGGTGVAAVAGALPSDAQQTAHDLLGAPAPKLPAAAAAATADSDAAADASGTAAVSDKKVTAQAKTSAEAGTAVDAAGAASFGLCTAFTHGGLNAKSEGFASLVVAAKGEANVESFCKDVIAKSDAAADAKAAAKGSAAVETEAPEVPAVPAVPAVPAVPGVDGAPAVPAVPAVPAVPAHADAPAVSAR from the coding sequence ATGTCCTTGTTCACTGTTCTTGCCACCAGCAAAGTCGCCGCCGGAATCCTGGCCGCAGGCACCCTGGCCGTCGGTGGAACCGGCGTTGCCGCTGTTGCAGGCGCCCTTCCGTCGGACGCACAGCAGACCGCCCACGACCTTCTCGGCGCCCCGGCTCCGAAGCTGCCCGCTGCAGCCGCTGCCGCCACCGCTGATAGCGATGCTGCCGCAGACGCTTCCGGCACGGCCGCTGTCTCCGACAAGAAGGTAACCGCCCAGGCAAAGACGTCAGCCGAAGCAGGAACCGCTGTTGACGCCGCCGGTGCCGCCTCCTTCGGCCTGTGCACGGCCTTCACCCACGGCGGACTGAACGCCAAGTCCGAAGGCTTCGCCTCGCTGGTTGTTGCAGCCAAGGGTGAAGCAAACGTTGAGAGCTTCTGCAAGGACGTCATCGCCAAGTCCGACGCCGCTGCTGACGCCAAGGCTGCTGCCAAGGGTTCCGCCGCTGTTGAGACCGAGGCTCCCGAGGTTCCGGCAGTTCCTGCTGTCCCCGCAGTTCCCGCTGTTCCGGGTGTCGACGGAGCGCCTGCTGTTCCTGCCGTTCCGGCCGTGCCCGCTGTCCCCGCCCACGCTGACGCTCCCGCCGTTTCGGCCCGCTAA